A part of Paenibacillus sp. 481 genomic DNA contains:
- a CDS encoding xanthine phosphoribosyltransferase produces MKLLEEKVLQDGTVLSAHVLKVDSFLNHQIDPVLMQAVGQEFARRYANERTAITKVLTIESSGIAPGMMAALELGVPLVFARKQKSLTLRDNVYVENVFSFTKQQSNEITVSRKFLTAEDHVLIIDDFLANGDAAFGLARVVAQAGASVAGFGIVIEKSFQPGRTSLENAGYRVESLVRILSLTDGQVKFVREAEEVEAAVEVQEVAQA; encoded by the coding sequence ATGAAACTACTGGAAGAAAAGGTATTGCAAGACGGGACTGTGCTTAGCGCACATGTACTGAAAGTGGATTCATTTCTCAATCACCAGATTGATCCTGTGCTGATGCAAGCAGTGGGGCAAGAATTTGCTCGTCGTTATGCAAATGAGCGTACGGCCATTACGAAGGTGTTAACTATCGAATCTTCCGGAATTGCGCCAGGCATGATGGCTGCCCTGGAATTAGGTGTACCATTAGTGTTTGCGCGTAAGCAGAAGTCGCTTACATTGCGTGACAATGTTTATGTCGAGAACGTATTCTCGTTTACGAAGCAGCAATCGAATGAAATTACAGTGTCTCGTAAATTTTTGACCGCGGAAGATCATGTCCTCATTATTGATGACTTTTTAGCAAATGGGGATGCGGCGTTTGGCTTGGCTCGAGTTGTAGCGCAAGCGGGCGCGAGTGTCGCAGGTTTTGGGATCGTGATTGAAAAGTCGTTCCAGCCAGGTCGGACGAGCTTGGAGAACGCCGGATATCGCGTTGAATCGCTAGTACGGATTCTATCGTTAACAGACGGACAAGTGAAGTTCGTACGTGAGGCTGAGGAAGTTGAAGCCGCTGTGGAAGTTCAGGAGGTTGCCCAAGCATGA